A genomic window from Nerophis ophidion isolate RoL-2023_Sa linkage group LG22, RoL_Noph_v1.0, whole genome shotgun sequence includes:
- the loxl5a gene encoding lysyl oxidase-like 5a, with protein MCCFPCLEAWRRSAAVSHAQTSGQTCDGAARIKAARRPTRAHVHPPEMEKLLLLLLFCVLAVLPLPGGSQRPPARIRAAPWRQRLEWRSHGRVHSLLSTGTQYRPAAQSRRRTQLLLTTKHADSPWPTAEPYRVEAAVPMDQAWSRRRAAAAFSSQEFSGGERSASGDDAAAAAASTDAPPLDFTQKPPTPRPASGLVTESGPVMAANTEADVGRIQTPSVERRRSGPEPAPSRLSSNVIDIHYTQQRTGPEGSDPRDPHNPSRNSVFYNVYPPDRRNGAPSRPVLPGPGHGTRFFSHGLPDLVPDPYYIQAASYIQRVQMYALRCAAEENCLSRSAYQPGVSELDYRVLLRFPQRVKNQGTADFLPMKPRHQWEWHSCHQHYHSMEAFSNYELLDPYTGRKVSEGHKASFCLEDTSCDRGVRRRFACTAHTQGLSPNCYDTYHANIDCQWIDITDVPPGNYTLQVTVNPNQLVQESDFSNNVAQCDIRYTGNHVQARNCMVTKS; from the exons atgtgttgctttccGTGTTTGGAGGCTTGGCGGAGGTCCGCTGCCGTGAGTCACGCACAAACATCAGGCCAGACGTGTGACGGCGCGGCGCGTATAAAAGCCGCGCGCAGACCCACGCGCGCTCACGTCCACCCGCCAGAGATGGAGaagctgctgctgttgttgttgttctgcGTCCTGGCGGTTCTGCCGCTCCCGGGCGGCTCTCAGCGTCCTCCCGCGCGCATTCGGGCGGCTCCGTGGCGGCAGCGCCTGGAGTGGCGGAGTCACGGCCGCGTGCACAGCCTGCTGAGCACCGGGACTCAGTACCGACCGGCGGCGCAGTCCCGCAGGAGGACGCAGCTGCTGTTGACCACCAAGCACGCGGACTCGCCCTGGCCGACCGCGGAGCCCTACCGCGTGGAGGCGGCGGTTCCGATGGACCAAGCCTGGTCCCGCCGCCGCGCGGCAGCCGCCTTCAGCAGCCAGGAGTTCTCCGGCGGCGAGCGCAGCGCCTCCGGAGAcgacgccgccgccgccgccgcgtcCACGGACGCGCCGCCTCTGGATTTTACGCAGAAACCACCGACGCCCCGACCCGCATCTGGACTCGTCACCGAGTCTGGACCTGTCATGGCGGCTAACACCGAAGCAGACGTGGGTCGCATCCAAACTCCAAGTGTGGAGCGCAGACGATCTGGACCGGAACCAGCACCTTCCAGACTGTCCAGTAACGTCATCGACATCCATTACACCCAACAGAGGACCGGTCCGGAAGGGAGCGATCCACGGGATCCACATAATCCATCTAGGAACTCCGTTTTTTACAACGTCTACCCTCCAGACCGCAGGAACGGAGCCCCTTCAAGACCAGTTCTACCAGGACCGGGCCATGGCACCAGGTTCTTCTCGCACG GTCTCCCGGACTTGGTCCCCGACCCGTACTACATCCAAGCTGCGTCTTACATCCAGAGAGTGCAGATGTACGCTCTGCGCTGTGCTGCCGAGGAGAACTGCCTGTCCAG GTCGGCCTACCAGCCGGGCGTGAGCGAGCTGGACTACAGGGTTCTTCTGAGGTTCCCCCAGCGTGTGAAGAACCAAGGAACAGCAGACTTCCTCCCCATGAAGCCCAGGCACCAGTGGGAGTGGCACAGCTGTCACCA GCACTACCACAGCATGGAGGCCTTCAGCAACTATGAGCTGCTGGATCCCTACACCGGACGCAAAGTGTCGGAGGGACACAAGGCCAGTTTCTGCCTGGAGGACACGTCATGTGACCGCGGCGTACGAAGACGCTTTGCGTGCACCGCTCACACACAG GGTCTTAGTCCTAATTGCTACGATACCTACCACGCCAACATCGACTGCCAGTGGATCGACATCACCGACGTGCCACCGGGAAACTACACACTCCAG GTGACAGTGAACCCAAATCAGCTGGTTCAGGAGTCAGATTTCTCCAACAACGTGGCTCAGTGTGACATCCGGTACACAGGAAACCATGTGCAAGCCAGAAACTGCATGGTTACCAA GAGCTGA